The Haloplanus salinarum genome includes a region encoding these proteins:
- a CDS encoding mRNA surveillance protein pelota, translating into MRIQSRGRGEEGRTRLTVVPENVDDLWHLSYVLEPGDNVEGDTSRRIQRDDDQMRDTGGEREHIHVTLEVEDVEFARFANRLRVGGVIVGCSREDQLGHHHTLNVEEHDELTIEKHFKPDQMERVEEAEAAAENPDVAIATVEEGEAHVHTVAQYGTEEYASFTRPTGKGEYARPRSELFHELGEALSHLDPDAIILAGPGFTKGDALDHFDDEFPEVAELTTTVDTSGVGDRGVHEVLKRGAVEDVQDETRIAREAELIDELTERMATGTKATYGPEATAEAAEYGAVETLLVLDDRLREERGGRGDWDVDADEVITSVERQGGDVVVFSGEFEPGQRLKNLGGIAALLRYRLE; encoded by the coding sequence GTGGTCGCGGCGAGGAGGGACGCACCCGGCTGACGGTCGTCCCCGAGAACGTCGACGACCTCTGGCACCTCTCCTACGTCCTCGAACCCGGAGACAACGTGGAGGGCGACACGAGCCGACGCATCCAGCGCGACGACGATCAGATGCGCGACACCGGCGGCGAGCGCGAGCACATCCACGTCACCCTGGAGGTCGAGGACGTGGAGTTCGCCCGCTTCGCCAACCGGCTCCGGGTCGGCGGCGTCATCGTCGGCTGCTCCCGCGAGGACCAGCTCGGCCACCACCACACGCTGAACGTCGAGGAACACGACGAGCTGACCATCGAGAAACACTTCAAACCGGACCAGATGGAACGGGTCGAGGAGGCCGAGGCGGCCGCCGAGAACCCCGACGTGGCCATCGCGACCGTCGAGGAGGGGGAGGCCCACGTCCACACCGTCGCCCAGTACGGCACCGAGGAGTACGCCTCGTTCACCCGGCCGACGGGCAAGGGCGAGTACGCCCGCCCGCGGTCGGAGCTGTTCCACGAACTGGGCGAGGCGCTCTCGCATCTCGATCCCGACGCCATCATCCTCGCGGGGCCGGGGTTCACGAAGGGCGACGCCCTGGATCACTTCGACGACGAGTTCCCCGAGGTGGCGGAACTGACGACGACCGTCGACACCTCGGGCGTCGGCGACCGCGGCGTCCACGAGGTGTTGAAGCGGGGCGCCGTCGAGGACGTCCAGGACGAGACGCGCATCGCCCGCGAGGCGGAACTCATCGACGAGTTGACCGAGCGGATGGCGACGGGCACGAAGGCGACGTACGGTCCCGAGGCGACCGCCGAAGCCGCCGAGTACGGCGCCGTCGAGACGTTGCTCGTCCTCGACGACCGGCTGCGCGAGGAGCGGGGCGGCCGCGGGGACTGGGACGTCGACGCCGACGAGGTCATCACCTCGGTCGAGCGACAGGGCGGCGACGTGGTCGTCTTCTCGGGCGAGTTCGAGCCCGGCCAGCGGCTGAAGAACCTCGGCGGGATCGCGGCGCTGTTGCGCTACCGGCTGGAGTGA
- a CDS encoding DUF3054 domain-containing protein, protein MANAVADFFDRRLDGRATPLAVGDLLVVAAVFSAGTVHHNGLPFVLGNPGYLLSTIAPFLIGWIVAAPLLGAYAPGAAESAKAAVPLALRSWLVADAIALGIRSLPFVHGGVQLSFVAISLVTGLVGLGLWRTLFFKLR, encoded by the coding sequence ATGGCAAACGCAGTCGCGGACTTCTTCGACCGCCGCCTCGACGGCCGTGCGACGCCGCTCGCGGTCGGCGACCTGCTCGTCGTCGCCGCCGTCTTCAGCGCGGGCACGGTTCACCACAACGGCCTGCCGTTCGTCCTCGGGAACCCCGGCTACCTGCTGAGCACCATCGCCCCGTTTCTGATCGGATGGATCGTCGCGGCACCGCTGCTCGGAGCGTACGCTCCCGGCGCCGCCGAGTCGGCGAAGGCAGCCGTCCCGCTGGCGCTCCGCTCGTGGCTGGTCGCGGACGCCATCGCGCTGGGGATTCGCTCGCTGCCGTTCGTCCACGGCGGCGTCCAGTTGTCGTTCGTCGCCATCTCGCTGGTGACCGGGCTCGTCGGCCTCGGACTCTGGCGGACGCTCTTTTTCAAGCTCCGGTAG
- a CDS encoding ornithine cyclodeaminase family protein has product MTDTLFLSSEDVAGLATPAEYVDAVRDGYRQRGEGAPAEPRTALYNEEPPGLFTSYTAVLPDTGVMGGYVYGAGFGEGDAWFVTPLFDADSGEPLALLDGASMNPFKTGAAGAVGVDALARPDASTMAVLGAGAQARGQLRAAATVRDLETVWVYSPTKESREGFAGEMDRLLDASVAAVSSSAAAVEGADVVVTATNSPEPVFDGDLLDPGTHVTAMGQYHPEKRELDDTTVARSTYVIDLRGRLTQDAGSYMHAVESGAVEADHCHGELGSVVAGERPGRPDEEAITVFDSGGTGIETVAAAAMLHGKAVEAGLGETISFAPASEALTGRDDHSSR; this is encoded by the coding sequence ATGACCGACACGCTGTTCCTGTCGAGCGAGGACGTCGCGGGACTGGCGACTCCCGCGGAGTACGTCGACGCCGTGCGCGACGGCTACCGCCAGCGCGGCGAGGGGGCGCCGGCCGAACCCCGGACCGCCCTGTACAACGAGGAGCCACCGGGGCTGTTCACCTCCTACACGGCCGTCCTCCCCGACACCGGAGTGATGGGTGGATACGTGTACGGCGCGGGCTTCGGCGAGGGCGACGCCTGGTTCGTCACGCCGCTGTTCGACGCCGACTCCGGGGAACCGCTGGCGCTCCTCGACGGTGCGAGCATGAACCCGTTCAAGACTGGCGCCGCGGGCGCCGTCGGCGTCGACGCCCTCGCCCGCCCGGACGCGTCGACGATGGCGGTCCTAGGGGCCGGCGCGCAGGCCCGCGGACAGTTACGCGCGGCCGCGACCGTCCGCGACCTCGAAACCGTGTGGGTGTACTCGCCAACCAAGGAGAGCCGCGAGGGCTTCGCGGGCGAGATGGACCGACTGCTCGACGCCAGCGTCGCCGCCGTCTCCTCCAGCGCCGCCGCCGTCGAGGGCGCCGACGTGGTCGTCACCGCGACGAACTCCCCGGAACCGGTCTTCGACGGCGACCTGCTCGACCCCGGCACCCACGTGACCGCCATGGGCCAGTACCACCCCGAGAAGCGGGAACTCGACGACACCACGGTCGCGCGCTCGACGTACGTGATCGACCTCCGGGGACGGCTCACGCAGGACGCCGGCTCGTACATGCACGCCGTCGAGTCCGGCGCCGTCGAGGCGGACCACTGTCACGGCGAACTCGGCTCGGTCGTCGCCGGCGAGCGTCCGGGCCGGCCCGACGAGGAGGCGATCACCGTCTTCGACAGCGGCGGGACGGGCATCGAGACCGTCGCCGCCGCCGCGATGCTCCACGGGAAGGCCGTCGAGGCGGGATTGGGGGAGACCATCTCGTTCGCGCCGGCCAGCGAGGCGCTGACCGGACGGGACGATCACTCCAGCCGGTAG
- a CDS encoding MFS transporter, with translation MLAHGMVHTYELSIPIFVTIWLAEFDVIALAGFEVGVTQATLGLVVTAGYGLFGLGALPGGILVDRFGSRRLIAACLFGMGGSFFLLGIAPDLVVVTVSLLLWGLAASVYHPAGLTLISKGMRARGTGFAYHGAAGNVGIGLGPLLTAVLLLLFDWTAVATVLAVPAVLAGLYALRAEFDETAAVEGVGTDGGDPRAEGGVDSLSEFVAESRLLFAGAFVVVFVIVMGNGLFYRGVLTFLPNLLEGLPGFDPVPLAAFVPGIEAGAERTLRPERYFYAGLLLVGIAGQYLGGKLTDHVPPEYGIAGVFGLLALLSLSFLPVAALGIGPLLAFGAVFGLTLFAAQPLYQAAVADYTPAGTRGLSYGYTYLGSFGVGALGGAVAGAVLTYADAGVLFGVLAGFALVASAAAVYLVVRD, from the coding sequence ATGCTCGCACACGGGATGGTCCACACCTACGAGCTCTCGATCCCGATTTTCGTCACCATCTGGCTCGCCGAGTTCGACGTGATCGCCCTCGCGGGGTTCGAGGTCGGTGTCACCCAGGCGACCTTGGGGCTGGTCGTCACCGCCGGTTACGGTCTGTTCGGTCTCGGTGCGTTGCCGGGTGGGATCCTCGTCGACCGGTTCGGATCCCGGCGACTCATCGCCGCCTGTCTGTTCGGGATGGGTGGCTCCTTTTTCCTCCTCGGGATTGCGCCCGACCTCGTGGTGGTGACGGTGTCCCTCCTGTTGTGGGGGCTGGCGGCGAGCGTCTATCACCCCGCCGGGTTGACGCTCATCAGTAAGGGGATGCGGGCGCGTGGGACCGGCTTCGCGTACCACGGCGCGGCCGGCAACGTGGGCATCGGGCTCGGACCCCTTCTGACGGCCGTCCTCCTGCTCCTCTTCGACTGGACGGCGGTGGCGACGGTGCTCGCGGTGCCGGCCGTCCTCGCCGGACTCTACGCTCTCCGGGCCGAGTTCGACGAGACGGCGGCCGTCGAGGGCGTCGGTACAGACGGCGGCGACCCTCGCGCCGAGGGGGGCGTCGACTCGCTGTCCGAGTTCGTCGCCGAGTCCAGACTCCTCTTTGCCGGCGCCTTCGTCGTCGTCTTCGTGATCGTCATGGGGAACGGCCTGTTCTACCGTGGGGTGTTGACCTTCCTGCCGAACTTACTGGAGGGGTTGCCCGGGTTCGACCCCGTTCCCCTCGCCGCGTTCGTCCCCGGTATCGAGGCGGGGGCGGAACGCACGCTCAGGCCGGAACGGTACTTCTACGCGGGGCTGTTGCTCGTCGGCATCGCCGGACAGTATCTCGGCGGGAAGCTCACCGACCACGTTCCCCCGGAGTACGGCATCGCCGGCGTCTTCGGCCTCCTGGCCCTCCTCTCGCTTTCGTTCCTCCCGGTGGCGGCGCTGGGGATCGGCCCTCTCCTCGCCTTCGGAGCCGTGTTCGGTCTCACGCTCTTCGCGGCCCAGCCGCTCTACCAGGCGGCCGTCGCCGACTACACTCCCGCCGGGACGCGCGGGCTATCCTACGGTTACACGTACCTCGGCTCCTTCGGCGTCGGTGCGCTCGGCGGCGCCGTCGCCGGCGCCGTCCTGACGTACGCCGACGCCGGGGTTCTGTTCGGCGTCCTGGCTGGCTTCGCGCTCGTGGCGTCCGCCGCTGCGGTCTATCTCGTCGTCCGGGACTGA